CTCTTGGGTTTTAGAAGATGGCCTACCATCTTCTCGAAGGATCGCGATCTTGTTGGGATATGttaagaataatatatattttttaaaaaaatatttaattactgggaaaaatctggatagaaaaagGCATTCTAGTTTTTCACGATTACTTTCATCCTATAAAAAATTTGTATGGACAAATTTTTTTATTGGATTTTCCATGAAggtgcttttttttttcccttatgaTCTTATTTTCTTTGGTCTCGAAAATATTTTTGACAGAATATCTATAGTAGTATTCCATTCTTGGTATGGCATCAGTCAATCAATCAATAAGATTGGTATTTTTACTTAAgtctataatatttttatgaagaTACCAAAATAATATAATTGACATATAAGTTTTATATATATTGATAATGGTATATATTAAAGGTTGAAAATTCAAGATCTCATCCAACATATTTTCTAAGATACTAACTAGTCTGGTTAATAACAAATTTTTCAAATCACTATATAAAGCACTAGGATCAAGTGCTTATATCTTGTTCTCAAATCAATAAGAGTAAACATTTGAAACCCACAAAAAGGATGTTTTCTATTCCACCAACTTTTTAtcaatttatagtatttttatatatGTGACAAAAGcaccataataatattaaaaaacattATAACTCACATAAAATACATATATGAGATCCCtaataaataacaaaagaagGAAGGCTGTcttgaagaaaaaaataagagtactgaaaaataaattttaaaaatatataaataaacaaaCTCAGAATGAAAAGTTTTTATGGAAAAGCCACACGATACgtattatattttatatgataGACATAATATTGGaaacataaaattataatatgctatatattatgtgaaaaaattttaatattagaattgcaatcaaataacaatagatccGATTTATGACACGTACTTTTCGATGTCGGAAAGAACTTTACCTAATCTAAAAGGGCATCATCTTCTAATCTGAAAATCACAATAATGCCGATCTATAAGAAGAACGGGAgtctttttctcctctcttcctatcgatATTTTAGGGACTAAGGAGgctaaaagaggaagaggaatcaTAATATCTCAATAACTATCACATATGTCGTATTGTCACACGTTGTGTCATATACCGTTTAGTCCCTGATGAGTCATGAATATATAGAGGCGAGAATAAATGATTTATGATAAGTAATTAAAAGTGTTTCTGACATCTTCTAAGGAATTCTAATATAATATGAACTTCCTTTCTattgtttataatttttattagaaCAAAATCAAATCTATAATACATCTTATTAATTAGATAGATAGATGACTTAATCTAACAAATATATGTTTTAGATATTAGATTTGTTATGTTCATATTAGTGGTATGCCTTTGCATAACCATGACATTTACAAGTAAACAAAGGTCAAACTTGTAAACAAAGGTCAGTTGAGATTTCAttgtatattatttaattatctaaTTGAGTTGGATTAGTTTGCCACCATTTCTTCTAATCATCTTCTTCACTATCCTTAGAACTTAAAtgatattaataaataattagaATTTTAGTACATGATAAGTCAATATTTTGTCAGTCCATCATCAGTGCTGCCCGTAAGTTCGTGAGCTTCAAAAGACACCTCTAAAGGTAATGGTGACCCGGTAAACTTATAAGTCATTAGTTTCTCTATCAGAGAGAGCATAGATAAAGATATTTAGTCTCACATTGATTGAGTAGGGAACCAATAACTTTTAAGTCCATTGGGTCATATTTACCCTTAAATGTGTTTTTTGAAACTTAAAATGATAAAATTGTATAGATATACTCATCGCCCAAAGTAAATAATCCCTCGCAAGCCCATCGCACCAATGAAACTTAAATGTGACTTAATCTGACATGTAAGCCCATGTTGATTGAGAAATAGGATATACTTTAAATGTTTTTGCAATCAAAAATTTAGATGTCTTCCATTAATCTAAATGTATTGTTCCTTTCTATTTCTTTCATGTTAATCATAACGTTTGAATGAGAGATCTTATATCTTAGATCTCTTAATTGACTATGATGCATCATTGAATTATGATCAGCACATAAAATCTTTAAGGGAAAAAGGCATTAATATTTTGGTCAATTGAATGTGATTCGGATATACATGCATAAGATTATTCGAAATATTTCCAAGATAAAAATATTAAGCTTCCGATGTATCACTCGTATAAAGATCGAAgttgaaagaaaattttcaatttgaTTCTTCCGACACCTAAGTTAATAATCTAAGGTTTATGAACATGGACACAAGTAATCAAAAGATGAtatcttttttattatattaaagatatttttttatatttgatcataaaagataaaaaaaatttataaaatattttgaagaaTATTTgatcataaaagataaaaaaaatttataaaatattttgaagaGAAGTAGCCGTTAATTATGTTTAATAGCTTCTCATTAATCTCTTATCCACATTAGCAATAATCATATGTCGAATAAGTTGACAATATATTCCTTaccaaatattaaaataaaaaaaataattaaaatctaatcatTTTATTATGTTGGATTGATGTGTATATACGTTagataaagaattttttttaaaaataaaaataagtctATGAAAATATATTCAACGAGGATATAGATGTTACATCATCAAAGACTTAAAAGAGTTAAGAGGGTAAAATCATGTTTGTCTTCCAAACAAAAAGAAGGAATCCTTCCCGGCTCTGCTGATGTTGCTAATAATTACTAGTAAGGATGAGATGGAACGGAAAATGGAAACGCATCAGCCAAAACAACGacgacaacaataataataataatgatgtatAACCATTAATACTTTTAACAAAGACGATTGATGAGGACTTCAATTCCAAGCGGACTGCACACGAGAAGGTCGACTACGGACAACCACGCACAAATCGGACAGCTGACTTGGACATACGGATCACATTACGTAGATTGGCTGACAACAGAGGTTGTGTGTTCCAATACGAGCTCAGCCCGAGATCTCGATGGACTTCATCCCCGGCTTCTTCTTCGCCTCCTCCTTGGGCACCGTCACGGTCAGGACACCGTTCTCCATGGACGCCTTCACCTGATCCACCTTGGCATTCTCTGGTAATCTGAATCTCCTCAGGAACTTGCCGCTGCTCCGCTCCACGCGGTGCCACTTGTCGCTATTCTCCTCCTTCTCCTTGCTCCGCTCGCCGCTGATCTGGAGGATCCTGccttcctccacctccaccttcaCCTCCTCCTTCTTCACCCCCGGCAGGTCAGCCTTGAAGACGTGCGCCTCGGGTGTCTCCTTCCAATCTATGCGGGTGTTGGCGAAGGCGGAGGTCTCGCTGACGAAGCCGGGGCGCGTCTCCGCAAGGGAACGGAAGGCATCGAAGGGGAACCCCTGGAAGGGGTCCCAGACGTCGAGGGAGAAGGGGTCGAAGATGTTGCTGCGTCTGACGATCGACATTGCTGTTATGAGATGATGCTCCGCTGCTGCTGGCTGGCTGCAGAAAAGGAAACGAAAGTAAAGGAGAGGTAATCGGACGAGTTTGGTGGTATGTGTTGTTGCTGATGGCGGGGTGTTGCTGGTCGACGACGACGAGAGGTTGGTGTGGAGTACTTATAGAGTCGGATGCAGAGGGCTCCGAGTATCCGCTCGCCTCCGGAAGCTGCTCGACGACGCAGGAAGTTCCAATGAGAGGAGAAGAAGTGAATCCCTGAAATGCGCGGTGGGCCACATGTTCTCGAAGACTCATGATCTTTCCACCATCATCTCGAAGACTCCAGATATTGTTTGTCGTGTACCGAAAAGAAAACGAAAATTCTATTTTTAATGATAAATTTAagatgatttaaaaaaatattttttttattttaaaagaatCTCTAATCAACTTCCATAATTGTTTTTAGTCCTTTTATTCGACAATAAAAGAGAGGTAGCTGGTAACCATCTCCCTTAGATCATGATGATAGAAGATCATCCCAAAGGTCATAatagatataattttaaatttaaataatataaagaTAATCTCATATTTGAATAACTGATTTGATTGTGAGATTTAAgtgattaattaaaaaaaatctctcccTCGAATATAAATACTTATTACGTTAATGAATAAAGATATCTCTTTAGTAACTTCTTTCTTAATTCAATATCTTATTATAGTATATGATTAATTAGATAGATTGTAGTttatattgaatctcaaattttgatgataaaactaattgataagtgtttataatttgatatgtgttttgagtgacgcgggatgctttgattagtgagagacaattaaaacaggaagatgttgggtcggagaaaattatatcagaagattagatgtcacgccgaaggatcgattgacatatcaacagaaggcttcgagtcatgagttcgggcatcggaccaacaagagcggatattacgctaaggaaatcggagttgcggaggtcatctgaccgattgggcaataggccacgagaggggacgatgcgccgaagaatcgaataaagcatcgatgaaccaatgacatagcggacaacatctgattagcttagtattaatcgtctagattgaagtagattttatgtgtgcaggattaactacgatagcaagatgtaaagcaaaatgaagtcccagagccaagaatgcgatttcattaggagttcaagagttcattggaagttttacaggaattgaccgagaagtccaagagctttccaaagaagctcatcagaacttgccaagaatatcatcgtgaagtccaagagcttgccgggagtccgttggaacattatcgagagatcgtcggaagttcgccagaagcttgccggaaaaaactagacttacagacttatttagcttagtaaatgtcttagaaattgTAGtttgcacataattaggattggaattgggccaatccaattaagggctagttgggtccatgtatgaactgtgttgggcccaatgaaaaagcccaaacagtgacccaagaggtggcatagtcttcaagatcGTCagttggtagtaccgcctagtggtagggtgccaaacgatggtaccacccagtgtcagactaacactgacagtggtaccgctcgtacccgggaaactcgggatgaaactcttttagactccaagtttgaatccacttgaactCTATAAATATTCCCCTCATCCCTGATTGAACAATACACAACTTagagcaaaaaggaaagaaaactctgttgtaattgagtgtgaaacttctctcaaagttctaagtgttagaatagtttgagagagaagtggggtgtaatggttatctcctaaactcgataaaaagaaaaataattgtaaaatgtggttggtcttcatctattgaaggtagaccgatagtggatgccggtagcctcgacgaaggaggaatcgggagtggatataggtcataacgatcgaacctctataaacttggtttacatttactttgaacaatttacttttatagcaaattgtCTATCCTTCTTACTCTGTTTTTACTACGCCTAATCTCACATACACTTTTAAGTTGATATAAGTATCTTTACGAATTGATTTTAATCGTTCGAAACAAAAGAATTTTCAGAATCGACGTAGTTTTTACCGTTTCTAAGAGTTTATAAGATTGTTAACCAAAAGATTGATTATATTAAGGCTTAGTGTAAAAGGGTGAGACTAGTTTTAATTGTAtatcaatattttcattatacaAAGAGCGTGTGATATGGACTTAAGATATTATATATCAtaaaatgaaatataattttttacgaCTTAATATTTATCTCCTCCGAGTAAACTATTTTAATGATAGATTgaaaaaaatctaatttataaACACTTGGTATGTATGTTTGAGAGGATATAACTACATATACTTagtaatatataaataattataatatattttaatataattataatatatattataattaaaataatatttaattattatttattatcattCTTGTTTAATAAAATGAACACAGGTTTACATGAGAAAAATATATGAATCATTATCTCATTAGTTTTGAGATATATCAAAACCCTCTTAATTTTCACTCAAAACTAATCAAATTCTCGTACAAATtagtttttaaatattaaaataaataataaactgatAACTCCATTAATAAAATTGATTATTTTATACACCCAGCTCGTGATGTATGCCCAACCCTCAGAAACAATATCTGAGCACAAGCCAACCGGTTTGATGACTGCTAGACTCATCAATTTTTCTGGCATGTTCAGACATCTGAACCTACCACAGAGCTCCTGCAAAAATATATAACTTTTTTCCTCGAGAAAATAGTCTACATGGCTCCATTCGAGAATTTGCCGGCGAAGAGCAATCAAGAAGACACATCATGCAAAAGAACTGTGACTTCTGCAAGCAAAAGCAGAGAGCAAGGCAATATTCTCTATGCTTGGAGTCACACCAACTTGTATTTTGGAATACAATGCTTCGCTTACATAAGAGATTGATACAAAAACAGACAGTTCCAGAATCAGACTGACGAGAAGACCGTCGTTGACTATGGGCTGATAGCAGACACACCGGAGAGCACCCTCGCACAGAAAACAGATGCTAGTATGACACCCAACTCTCACAGCACGCTTATTTTTCGGATCAGTTGGCCGAAAGCAGAGGATTGTGCTCCATTCAGAACTCAACCGGAGATCTCAATGGACTTCATCTCCGGCTTCTTCTTCGCCTCCTCCTTGGGCACCGTCACGGTCAGGACACCGTTCTCCATTGACGCCTTCACCTGATCCACCTTGGCATTCTCAGGCAACCTGAACCTCCTCAGGAACTTGCCGCTGCTCCGCTCCACGCGGTGCCACTTGtcgctcttctcctcctcctccttgctccTCTCGCCGCTG
This genomic stretch from Musa acuminata AAA Group cultivar baxijiao chromosome BXJ3-9, Cavendish_Baxijiao_AAA, whole genome shotgun sequence harbors:
- the LOC135648386 gene encoding 16.9 kDa class I heat shock protein 2-like; protein product: MSIVRRSNIFDPFSLDVWDPFQGFPFDAFRSLAETRPGFVSETSAFANTRIDWKETPEAHVFKADLPGVKKEEVKVEVEEGRILQISGERSKEKEENSDKWHRVERSSGKFLRRFRLPENAKVDQVKASMENGVLTVTVPKEEAKKKPGMKSIEISG